A window of the Carassius gibelio isolate Cgi1373 ecotype wild population from Czech Republic chromosome B16, carGib1.2-hapl.c, whole genome shotgun sequence genome harbors these coding sequences:
- the fam110d gene encoding protein FAM110B — MKPLTPIGSPSPLRLLNKGPEYLRRQMDAGSRGRSVSAVERLEADKAKYVKSQQVINTKQEPVLVPCATPPPVPRRSFTVSTPSTPVLPARNQTKPFSAPLFPRDENEDDSKKENCRNETDEETKNRNNANKPPVPSLRTPTIAPLVAPHSAPIMRRSNGKRMLRPDSLVIYRQKKECKSPSGGGENPNGNLEVKGYSFVRRLFQGSMREKSGGNEAQKMVINEEKGSSSRDGDSRMSWSIDKDTVDGGNETRRSSKSEREHSMPETQNNNIGFQEKQLKNCMIISLRNSTGNANNNDMDPWKPVVPQMRSDLKRSKSELRLRCSLAMSEQERFFDYCGLDLDMVERLGPENFLNGASSVDTLSLLLRSVGGGGGSEPSEFSRHSGEGLFQEELAEQIPTGVSIIERNARVIKWLYGCKNAAQEGPKESTV, encoded by the coding sequence ATGAAGCCATTAACTCCCATTGGTTCACCTTCTCCACTTCGGCTCCTAAACAAGGGGCCTGAGTACCTGCGCAGGCAGATGGATGCCGGAAGCAGGGGACGTTCTGTCAGTGCCGTAGAGCGACTGGAAGCTGACAAGGCAAAGTACGTCAAGAGTCAACAGGTCATCAACACGAAGCAGGAGCCTGTGTTAGTTCCCTGTGCGACCCCTCCACCGGTGCCTCGTCGCAGCTTCACAGTGTCCACACCTTCAACGCCCGTCCTCCCAGCTCGAAATCAAACGAAGCCTTTCTCTGCACCTCTGTTCCCACGGGATGAAAATGAGGACGACTCCAAGAAAGAGAACTGTCGGAATGAAACCGATGAGGAAACCAAGAATCGCAACAATGCAAACAAGCCTCCCGTACCTTCTCTGAGAACTCCGACCATTGCTCCATTAGTTGCTCCACATAGTGCGCCAATAATGCGCAGGAGCAATGGCAAACGCATGCTGCGTCCAGACTCCCTGGTCATTTACAGACAGAAGAAAGAGTGCAAGAGTCCCAGTGGAGGTGGAGAAAATCCCAACGGCAACTTAGAGGTCAAGGGATACAGCTTTGTAAGACGGCTCTTCCAGGGATCTATGCGTGAAAAGAGCGGTGGGAATGAGGCTCAAAAAATGGTGATAAATGAGGAGAAGGGATCTTCCTCTCGAGACGGGGATTCGCGAATGTCTTGGTCCATTGATAAAGACACTGTCGATGGCGGGAATGAGACCAGACGATCAAGCAAATCCGAGCGAGAGCACTCAATGCCCgagacacaaaacaacaacattggtTTTCAGGAGAAGCAGTTGAAAAACTGCATGATCATCAGTTTACGAAACAGCACGGGGAATGCCAACAATAACGACATGGACCCATGGAAGCCAGTCGTTCCTCAGATGCGATCCGATTTGAAACGCTCCAAGTCGGAATTGAGACTACGCTGTTCGCTAGCCATGTCCGAGCAGGAACGCTTCTTCGACTACTGTGGATTGGACCTGGATATGGTGGAAAGGCTCGGACCGGAGAACTTTTTAAATGGGGCAAGTTCAGTCGACACGCTCTCGCTGCTACTGAGGAGCGTCGGAGGCGGCGGCGGCTCGGAGCCCAGCGAGTTTTCCCGACACTCCGGTGAAGGACTTTTCCAGGAGGAGCTTGCCGAGCAGATTCCTACAGGTGTGTCCATTATTGAGAGAAATGCACGGGTCATAAAGTGGCTCTACGGCTGTAAGAACGCAGCCCAGGAGGGTCCTAAAGAGTCTACCGTTTGA